The following proteins are co-located in the Diorhabda carinulata isolate Delta chromosome 4, icDioCari1.1, whole genome shotgun sequence genome:
- the LOC130893427 gene encoding uncharacterized protein LOC130893427, giving the protein MYAKITLAALLVCALYNRAYANLVNCEDLNEPGVLVSWLYEEAPAKGNFTLRAPEFGETETPISCIFFDAPSDLYNVEISDGGLGKNFVELQITPAEDLTDDRHHHHDDDDDDDDDKIYYQLSVFRQPDDLIEA; this is encoded by the exons ATGTACGCCAAAATTACTTTAGCAGCCCTACTTGTATGTGCTCTGTACAACAGAGCCTACGCTAATTTAGTAAACTGTGAAGATCTCAACGAACC TGGTGTACTTGTAAGTTGGCTTTATGAAGAAGCTCCAGCAAAAGGGAACTTCACACTTAGAGCACCCGAATTTGGGGAAACAGAGACACCAATCTCATGCATATTT tTTGATGCCCCTTCAGATCTATACAATGTTGAAATATCAGACGGAGGTCTAGGTAAAAACTTCGTCGAATTACAAATTACACCAGCCGAGGATCTTACGGACGATCGTCACCACCACCatgatgatgacgatgatgaCGATGATGACAAAATCTATTATCAATTAAGCGTTTTCAGACAACCAGATGATTTGATTGAAGCTTAA
- the LOC130893426 gene encoding uncharacterized protein LOC130893426: MYARIALAALFVCALYDGAYANLVNCEDLNEPGVLVSWLYEEAPPKENFTLRAPEYGYTDSPISCIFFDAPSDLYNVEISDGGLGWQYVELQITPVEDLEDDRHHHHDDDDDDKLYYQLSVFRRPDNENIA, encoded by the exons ATGTACGCCAGAATCGCTTTAGCAGCCCTATTTGTATGTGCTCTGTACGATGGAGCCTACGCTAATTTAGTAAACTGTGAAGATCTCAACGAACC tGGTGTACTTGTAAGTTGGCTTTATGAAGAAGCTCCACCAAAAGAGAACTTCACACTTAGAGCACCTGAATATGGATATACAGACTCGCCAATCTCATGTATATTT TTTGATGCCCCTTCAGATCTTTACAATGTTGAAATATCAGACGGTGGCCTAGGTTGGCAATACGTCGAATTACAAATTACACCAGTCGAGGATCTTGAGGACGATCGTCACCACCACCatgatgatgacgatgatgaCAAACTCTATTATCAATTAAGCGTTTTCAGACGACCAGATAATGAGAATATTGCCTAA